In one window of candidate division WOR-3 bacterium DNA:
- a CDS encoding PEGA domain-containing protein, producing KGKETLSLFFNLKRLKGYLKINVIPWGEVYLDDKFIGITPFSKEIIVEPGKRILKIKNPHYPIYQETIDFKKGEIIERIIKLK from the coding sequence AAAGGAAAAGAAACCCTATCCCTATTTTTTAATTTAAAGAGATTAAAAGGTTATTTAAAAATTAATGTTATTCCTTGGGGAGAGGTATATTTAGACGATAAATTTATCGGAATAACCCCTTTCTCTAAAGAGATTATTGTTGAGCCAGGCAAAAGAATATTAAAAATAAAAAATCCCCATTATCCAATTTATCAAGAAACAATTGATTTCAAAAAAGGCGAAATTATTGAAAGAATAATAAAACTAAAATGA
- a CDS encoding kelch repeat-containing protein, whose protein sequence is MIGIKNVYIYIMRLIKVFFCIFLFTSVFSWEIRKPLNFPRSYLVAPSVNGKIYAIGGIKINNEITNIVEEYDFFNDTWRLKRAMPQKRYDMGFAVVNNKIYIFGGVTKSHSGRLILVDDLNVYDPERDTWIRKRPLPSPRAGAIGIGLNNYIYVFGGYDFSYSFLDDVLIYDIERDTWLFCSQIPRPRARINIGYYESIIHIIGGEYYGPSSRHYGYNLRNNLWDTLLSLPFARYGILNTYLNNEIYLIGGEYWYQGRTYFLRRFDIYNCENNYWCLGDSINLARSYGGCGILSLPHGNFIYVVGGKTSSGITGSLEIHQLSGIKEEKKENIKNNENYQILGIYNLLGKKITKEDRKGIYFYLIKDKEGYKFKKKIVIK, encoded by the coding sequence ATGATTGGTATAAAAAATGTTTATATTTATATAATGAGGCTAATAAAGGTATTTTTCTGTATCTTTCTTTTCACATCTGTTTTCTCTTGGGAAATTAGGAAGCCTTTGAATTTTCCAAGAAGTTATTTAGTGGCTCCTTCGGTAAATGGTAAGATATATGCAATTGGTGGGATAAAAATTAATAATGAAATCACTAATATTGTTGAAGAGTATGACTTTTTTAATGATACTTGGCGGTTAAAAAGGGCAATGCCCCAAAAAAGATATGATATGGGGTTTGCGGTAGTAAATAATAAGATTTATATATTTGGCGGTGTCACCAAAAGCCATTCCGGAAGATTAATCCTTGTTGATGATTTAAATGTTTATGACCCAGAAAGAGATACTTGGATTAGAAAAAGACCTTTGCCTTCACCAAGAGCTGGTGCTATTGGCATTGGTTTGAATAATTATATTTATGTCTTTGGCGGATATGATTTTTCTTATAGTTTTTTAGATGATGTTTTAATTTATGATATTGAAAGGGATACTTGGCTATTTTGCTCTCAGATACCAAGACCAAGGGCAAGGATAAATATCGGTTATTATGAGTCAATAATTCATATTATTGGCGGTGAATATTATGGTCCTTCCTCTCGTCATTATGGTTATAACTTAAGAAATAATCTTTGGGATACCCTTCTCTCCCTACCTTTTGCTCGTTACGGAATTTTAAATACCTATTTAAATAATGAAATCTATCTTATTGGTGGTGAATATTGGTATCAAGGTCGAACATATTTTCTTCGTCGTTTTGATATTTATAATTGTGAAAATAACTATTGGTGTTTAGGAGATTCAATAAATCTTGCGCGGAGTTATGGTGGTTGCGGAATCCTTTCGCTACCTCATGGTAATTTTATTTATGTGGTCGGTGGAAAGACAAGTTCGGGAATTACTGGCAGTTTAGAAATTCATCAGTTATCAGGAATAAAAGAAGAGAAAAAAGAAAATATCAAGAATAATGAAAATTACCAAATCTTAGGAATCTATAATCTTCTTGGTAAAAAGATAACAAAAGAAGATAGAAAGGGAATCTATTTTTATCTAATAAAAGATAAAGAAGGTTATAAATTTAAAAAGAAAATTGTTATTAAATAA
- a CDS encoding carboxypeptidase-like regulatory domain-containing protein: PNQNTPNIDFQLVRRFMPPPRGTGSISGVVLDSLTNQPIANAQVVAMLHLGRRPRIIGRAITNENGEYVIENLPTSDYIVIARAFNYYPKRYPELVHVEDGQNTPDINFLLVPRSQEHRYRYELENRIRERIRRR; this comes from the coding sequence CTCCCAATCAAAATACACCTAATATTGATTTCCAATTAGTTCGGAGATTTATGCCACCACCAAGAGGAACCGGTTCCATTTCGGGTGTTGTCTTAGATTCCTTAACCAATCAGCCAATCGCCAATGCCCAAGTTGTTGCTATGCTTCATTTAGGTAGAAGACCGAGAATTATTGGTAGAGCAATTACTAATGAGAATGGTGAATATGTTATTGAAAACTTGCCAACCAGCGATTATATTGTTATTGCTCGTGCCTTTAATTATTATCCAAAAAGATATCCGGAATTGGTTCATGTAGAAGATGGTCAGAACACACCAGATATCAATTTCCTTTTAGTTCCAAGAAGTCAAGAGCATAGATATCGTTACGAATTAGAAAACCGAATAAGAGAAAGGATAAGAAGAAGATAA